In the Peptoclostridium acidaminophilum DSM 3953 genome, one interval contains:
- the saoX gene encoding ABC transporter substrate-binding subunit SaoX produces MKFIDLTKKLKKAAVLTLVATVLVTSVVGCSPKEKPATESAEKVDDYTVKLGYYNCDHMVSACVGEAAGIYKELGLNVEILGNGKVPEAMAAGQMDVGYIGATGLSEASTKGAPIMIAATNHLGGSMYLVVANDIKKPEDLYGQPVALSSDLSTDEAWLLAYGPQTGLPADSSKFQCLEFGSQADKYLALKTGQIKAFTCCDPWGSMAEFEGTGKIMGTYLEMDGQLGVCCVYSMNKKFKEEHPELAKKMVLAHTKSMEYVYTHPLESAKIFAEYYKVPVEVAEMTIYKKTVGEGRTLSWKMDEQAHKHALEVYKKFNIMENVPNYDDIAMKDILKESGAQDFDQFIKEKVDPVFPLGMSFEDWKARALEIDPQ; encoded by the coding sequence ATGAAATTTATCGATTTGACTAAGAAACTAAAAAAAGCTGCTGTGCTCACTCTTGTAGCAACAGTGCTTGTAACCTCTGTTGTGGGATGCTCTCCTAAGGAGAAGCCTGCAACTGAGTCGGCTGAAAAGGTTGACGATTATACTGTGAAGCTTGGCTACTACAACTGCGACCACATGGTATCAGCGTGCGTTGGTGAAGCCGCAGGAATATACAAGGAGCTTGGACTTAACGTCGAAATATTGGGGAACGGAAAGGTGCCTGAGGCCATGGCTGCAGGGCAAATGGACGTGGGCTATATAGGCGCAACTGGGCTTTCAGAAGCATCTACAAAAGGTGCTCCTATAATGATAGCGGCGACAAACCACCTCGGAGGCTCCATGTATCTTGTTGTTGCAAACGATATCAAAAAGCCTGAAGATCTTTACGGACAGCCGGTTGCATTAAGCTCTGACCTTTCAACAGATGAAGCCTGGCTGCTTGCATACGGCCCTCAGACTGGACTTCCTGCTGATTCAAGCAAGTTCCAGTGTCTTGAGTTCGGTTCACAGGCAGACAAGTATCTTGCACTAAAGACAGGCCAGATAAAGGCTTTCACTTGCTGTGACCCTTGGGGCTCAATGGCTGAATTCGAAGGCACAGGCAAGATAATGGGTACATATCTTGAAATGGATGGACAGCTTGGAGTTTGCTGCGTATATTCGATGAACAAAAAGTTCAAGGAAGAGCACCCGGAGCTAGCCAAGAAGATGGTGCTTGCACATACAAAATCAATGGAATATGTGTACACACACCCGCTGGAATCCGCCAAAATATTTGCTGAATACTACAAGGTGCCAGTTGAGGTTGCTGAAATGACAATATACAAAAAGACTGTTGGCGAGGGAAGAACTCTTAGCTGGAAGATGGACGAGCAGGCTCATAAGCATGCGCTTGAAGTGTACAAGAAGTTCAACATAATGGAAAATGTTCCAAATTACGATGATATAGCTATGAAGGACATACTCAAAGAATCTGGTGCACAGGATTTTGATCAGTTTATAAAGGAAAAGGTTGACCCTGTATTCCCATTGGGAATGAGCTTCGAGGATTGGAAAGCTAGGGCTTTAGAAATAGACCCTCAATAA
- a CDS encoding methyl-accepting chemotaxis protein: MSGRNVQEKNADGKKKFSLNKHDIRTRLIVLIMISIITPLAVFGFFSYKKSYELLENKLLVTSQQTIDATQYYVNQFINTMESQLLAITENKNIKDALSTDAAVESNAREVLDATQKSNPDALGVYIGLANGNTYIYPEQELPEGYDPRARQWYKDALENSGEVVVSEPYVDAFTQKMVITLSKTVNDSAGNLTGVAAMDIDISNISSKVSKLSIGKNGYVSLASSEGITIVNPEEELIGTEKIKELEFWDNVSSNEKGNQKYEYAGKQKFMAFSTDSDTGWKIIASMDVDELLTDTNVIKKFAIGAIIFGLIAAVAIALLIANNVAKPIAEGVGYLRRMAAGDFTSEISRESLERQDELGEIAKAIDKLQEDLKSLLGNIVQSTYTVGDSAAALADISNQSTHAAEEVARTVEEISRGAEEQAGDTERGSTKMLHISHMMEEISSKAADMTQISRSTGELAEKGIEIVKDLTDKNELSSKASGEVDSIVNKVAKDVAGIGAILETIVSIAEQTNLLALNANIEAARAGEHGRGFAVVAEEVRKLSEESSKSAEEIRGIIQQIQGSTAEAIVAMEKADSASKQQSSSVGQTNEVFTTISKALGNLAGYINEMQKDIAGMNVQKEEMEGLMQNIASSAQQSSAATEEVSAAMEEQLASMEELSSNAQNLESLSEELKVQVGRFKI, from the coding sequence ATGTCAGGCAGAAACGTCCAAGAAAAAAATGCAGATGGGAAAAAGAAATTTTCACTAAACAAGCACGATATACGGACAAGGCTCATTGTGCTAATAATGATTTCCATAATAACGCCGCTTGCGGTATTTGGTTTCTTTTCGTACAAGAAGTCATACGAGCTGCTTGAAAACAAGCTTCTGGTTACATCGCAGCAGACAATAGACGCAACTCAGTACTATGTAAATCAGTTTATAAATACCATGGAGAGCCAGCTTCTGGCTATCACTGAAAACAAAAACATCAAGGATGCGCTTTCAACAGACGCTGCAGTGGAAAGCAATGCGAGGGAAGTGCTCGATGCTACTCAAAAGAGCAATCCTGACGCACTTGGTGTATACATTGGTCTTGCTAATGGCAATACGTACATATATCCCGAGCAGGAGCTTCCTGAAGGGTATGACCCAAGGGCGAGGCAATGGTACAAGGATGCGCTTGAAAATTCTGGTGAAGTTGTAGTTTCGGAGCCGTATGTGGATGCATTCACTCAGAAGATGGTAATAACACTCTCAAAGACGGTAAATGATTCTGCAGGCAACCTTACGGGCGTAGCAGCCATGGATATAGATATTTCCAACATATCATCAAAAGTTTCCAAGCTTTCAATAGGCAAGAACGGATATGTTTCGCTTGCTTCTAGCGAGGGGATAACAATAGTCAATCCTGAAGAGGAACTCATAGGAACCGAAAAAATCAAAGAGCTTGAATTTTGGGATAATGTGAGCTCAAATGAAAAGGGAAATCAAAAATATGAATATGCAGGCAAGCAAAAATTTATGGCTTTTTCTACTGATAGCGATACAGGCTGGAAGATAATAGCATCAATGGATGTTGACGAGCTACTTACAGATACGAATGTGATAAAAAAATTCGCCATAGGCGCTATTATATTCGGCTTGATTGCAGCAGTTGCAATAGCTCTTCTTATTGCAAACAATGTGGCAAAGCCAATAGCAGAAGGCGTTGGATATCTTAGAAGAATGGCAGCGGGTGATTTCACATCTGAAATATCTCGAGAAAGCCTGGAAAGACAAGACGAACTAGGCGAAATTGCAAAGGCCATAGACAAGCTTCAGGAAGACCTTAAGTCACTCCTGGGCAATATAGTCCAATCGACATATACTGTAGGCGATTCTGCCGCTGCGCTTGCTGATATTTCAAATCAGTCGACTCATGCAGCGGAGGAAGTGGCAAGGACTGTTGAGGAGATTTCAAGAGGAGCAGAGGAGCAGGCCGGTGATACGGAGAGAGGCTCAACTAAGATGCTTCATATTTCTCATATGATGGAGGAGATTTCAAGCAAGGCAGCTGACATGACACAGATTTCAAGGTCGACAGGAGAGCTTGCTGAAAAGGGAATCGAGATAGTAAAAGACCTTACAGATAAAAATGAGCTAAGCAGCAAAGCTTCAGGCGAAGTTGACAGCATTGTAAACAAGGTGGCGAAAGACGTTGCCGGAATAGGCGCTATACTTGAAACCATAGTATCCATAGCAGAGCAGACAAACCTGCTTGCGCTTAACGCCAACATAGAAGCTGCAAGAGCCGGGGAACACGGAAGAGGCTTTGCAGTAGTTGCCGAAGAGGTAAGAAAGCTTTCGGAAGAGTCATCGAAGTCGGCAGAAGAGATAAGAGGAATAATCCAGCAGATACAGGGCAGCACTGCCGAGGCTATAGTTGCAATGGAGAAGGCGGACAGCGCCTCCAAACAGCAGAGTTCGTCAGTTGGGCAGACAAACGAGGTGTTTACAACCATTTCAAAAGCGCTTGGAAATCTGGCGGGGTATATCAATGAGATGCAAAAGGACATAGCGGGAATGAATGTCCAGAAGGAAGAAATGGAAGGCCTGATGCAAAATATTGCTTCTTCTGCGCAGCAGTCTTCAGCAGCAACAGAAGAGGTATCGGCAGCCATGGAGGAACAGCTTGCTTCTATGGAGGAGCTTTCAAGCAACGCCCAAAACCTTGAATCACTTTCGGAAGAGCTTAAGGTCCAGGTTGGAAGATTTAAGATATAG
- a CDS encoding AEC family transporter: MISALESIASIFIVIAIGYGLLRSKLLPESASGVLNRIVFDVSIPMLMVTSVYEKFTREMILGSLGGVLISIISVVACYIIARVVFGLADKGEGGNSVFSVLFSFSNTIFMGLPICVAILGQEAATYALIYYFANTTLFWTMGLYFIKKEAKVDEGGHPIVGGLVNLFSAPFAGFLAGLALVFTDARLPEFIFATLKSVGGMATPMSLIIIGMMISRVEFSRELIDRKCVIALAGKFIVLPLLTALLVNYSSMPVLMKKTFVLQAAMPIMAQSAITAKKFGVQEENASFLVGISTALSIVVIPLYVILLQLFYV, from the coding sequence ATGATTAGCGCATTAGAAAGCATAGCAAGCATATTCATAGTAATAGCAATCGGGTATGGTCTCCTGCGGAGCAAGTTGTTGCCTGAGAGCGCATCCGGAGTTCTAAACAGGATAGTATTTGACGTTTCAATACCAATGCTTATGGTTACAAGCGTATACGAGAAATTCACACGCGAGATGATCTTGGGCTCGCTGGGCGGCGTGCTGATAAGTATCATTTCAGTTGTAGCATGTTACATCATCGCAAGGGTTGTTTTTGGACTTGCAGACAAAGGCGAAGGTGGAAACAGCGTTTTTTCGGTTCTGTTTTCATTTTCGAACACAATATTCATGGGGCTTCCGATATGCGTAGCCATACTGGGCCAGGAGGCTGCTACGTACGCACTTATATACTATTTTGCCAACACCACGCTTTTTTGGACAATGGGGCTTTATTTCATAAAGAAGGAGGCGAAAGTAGATGAGGGCGGACATCCGATTGTTGGGGGGCTTGTGAACCTGTTTTCAGCTCCCTTCGCCGGATTTCTCGCAGGGCTGGCTCTGGTATTTACGGATGCAAGGCTGCCGGAATTCATATTCGCCACACTAAAGAGCGTGGGAGGAATGGCAACGCCGATGTCGCTTATTATCATAGGAATGATGATAAGCAGGGTTGAGTTTTCAAGAGAGCTTATAGACAGAAAATGCGTCATAGCACTAGCTGGCAAATTCATAGTGCTTCCGCTTTTGACGGCTCTGCTTGTGAATTACAGCAGCATGCCCGTGCTCATGAAGAAGACCTTCGTGCTCCAAGCTGCCATGCCAATAATGGCTCAGAGCGCCATAACAGCAAAGAAATTCGGAGTGCAGGAGGAGAACGCTTCATTCCTGGTTGGGATAAGTACCGCGCTGAGCATAGTCGTAATACCACTGTATGTGATTTTGCTGCAGCTTTTTTATGTATAA
- a CDS encoding aminopeptidase P family protein, producing the protein MKAHEKISLLREQMKKKGLDAYIIPSSDPHSSEYVAPRWSSRAWISGFTGSAGTLVVTMSESGLWTDGRYFIQAEKELEGSGIKLFKMRQPGVPTYREWLMETLGEGMCVGFDGGVISSLEARSLEKSFQKKGIKISGEHDIIEHIWKDRPCVPSGKVYVHELKYAGESSFQKQEAVRARLRREGAQYYIISTLDDIAWLFNLRGSDVKNNPVFMAYAIISGSDATIFVDRKKLTKEAKESLEKNYVQIKPYDAVGKAIRRFEKKSSVYIDPSKLSFNLSRLIHKSCTKVEKSDIVERLKSVKNKTEIENIRVCQVRDGIAMVRFLHWLDKNVGQMDIDEVSAAQMLESLRREQPGFAEPSFDTICAYMGNAAMMHYSASNESCSRLEPRGFLLLDSGGQYPDGTTDITRTIALGELTKEQKRDFTLVLKGHIALARLIFLHGATGTNLDVIARQPLWKEGIDYKCGTGHGLGYFLSVHEGPQRLSQNPNSTVLEEGMLLTNEPGIYREGEYGIRTENTLLVKKAQHTEFGQFMEFDTISHCPIDLRAIDSSMLDDGERSWLNDYHGRVYKYIAPHVSDEERSWLHEMTRSI; encoded by the coding sequence ATGAAAGCACATGAAAAGATAAGCCTCCTCAGAGAGCAGATGAAAAAAAAGGGGCTGGACGCATACATAATCCCTAGCTCTGACCCTCATTCAAGCGAATATGTGGCTCCAAGATGGAGCTCGAGGGCATGGATCTCCGGATTTACAGGCTCCGCGGGAACGCTTGTTGTCACAATGAGCGAAAGCGGGCTATGGACCGACGGAAGATACTTCATACAGGCAGAAAAGGAGCTCGAGGGCAGCGGAATTAAGCTCTTCAAGATGAGGCAGCCCGGGGTTCCAACATACAGGGAATGGCTCATGGAAACGCTTGGCGAGGGCATGTGCGTAGGCTTTGACGGCGGCGTAATTTCTTCGCTTGAAGCCAGATCGCTTGAAAAGTCATTTCAAAAAAAAGGCATAAAGATAAGCGGCGAGCATGACATAATCGAGCATATATGGAAGGACAGACCCTGCGTGCCTTCAGGCAAGGTGTATGTCCATGAACTCAAGTATGCAGGCGAGAGCAGTTTTCAAAAGCAGGAGGCAGTCAGGGCGAGGCTCAGAAGAGAAGGCGCGCAGTACTACATAATAAGCACACTGGACGACATCGCATGGCTGTTTAATTTGAGGGGCTCGGACGTTAAAAACAATCCTGTTTTCATGGCCTATGCAATCATATCAGGCAGCGATGCCACGATATTTGTGGACAGAAAAAAGCTCACAAAAGAAGCCAAGGAGAGCCTTGAGAAAAACTACGTGCAGATAAAGCCTTACGATGCCGTGGGAAAGGCCATAAGGAGATTTGAAAAAAAATCGAGCGTGTATATCGACCCGTCAAAGCTTAGCTTCAATCTTTCCAGGCTGATTCACAAAAGCTGCACAAAAGTTGAAAAGTCGGACATAGTTGAAAGGCTGAAGTCTGTAAAGAATAAAACAGAGATTGAAAACATAAGGGTGTGCCAGGTGAGGGACGGAATAGCCATGGTAAGGTTCCTGCACTGGCTTGACAAGAATGTAGGACAAATGGATATAGACGAGGTGTCCGCAGCGCAGATGCTTGAGAGCCTAAGACGAGAGCAGCCGGGCTTTGCAGAGCCAAGCTTCGATACTATATGCGCATATATGGGCAATGCGGCAATGATGCACTATAGCGCGTCAAATGAAAGCTGCAGCCGTCTTGAGCCAAGGGGATTCTTGCTGCTTGATTCGGGGGGGCAGTATCCTGACGGGACTACGGACATAACAAGGACAATAGCTCTTGGTGAGCTTACCAAGGAGCAAAAGCGGGATTTCACGCTCGTGCTCAAAGGCCACATAGCGCTTGCCAGGCTGATATTCCTGCACGGAGCTACAGGCACAAACCTCGACGTAATTGCAAGGCAGCCGCTGTGGAAAGAAGGCATAGACTACAAATGCGGAACGGGACACGGGCTTGGATATTTCCTGAGCGTGCACGAAGGGCCGCAAAGGCTGAGTCAGAATCCAAACTCTACAGTGCTCGAAGAAGGCATGCTTCTCACAAACGAGCCAGGCATATACAGAGAGGGCGAGTATGGTATAAGGACGGAGAACACTCTGCTTGTAAAAAAGGCGCAGCATACGGAATTCGGGCAGTTCATGGAATTTGATACAATATCGCACTGCCCAATCGATTTAAGGGCAATAGACAGCTCAATGCTGGACGATGGAGAGCGTAGTTGGCTTAATGACTACCATGGCAGGGTCTATAAATACATAGCGCCGCACGTGAGCGATGAAGAGAGAAGCTGGCTGCATGAGATGACAAGGAGCATATAG
- a CDS encoding cupin domain-containing protein, with translation MNQHFIKNIDFSKAIEMKSLVEYQEGQVVSRTLAQGKPLSLTLFAFDKGEEISSHSSGGDALVYILDGQAEITIGDEVFSLKEGETIVMPAGIPHALLAQEKFKMLLVVVFSL, from the coding sequence ATGAATCAGCATTTTATAAAAAACATAGACTTTTCGAAGGCAATAGAAATGAAATCCTTAGTTGAATACCAGGAGGGCCAAGTTGTAAGCAGGACTCTTGCTCAGGGCAAGCCGCTTAGCCTTACACTGTTTGCATTCGATAAGGGCGAGGAGATAAGCTCGCATTCATCGGGAGGGGATGCACTTGTGTACATTCTCGATGGCCAGGCTGAAATAACAATCGGGGATGAAGTGTTCAGCCTGAAGGAAGGCGAAACAATAGTAATGCCAGCCGGGATACCGCACGCCCTGCTAGCTCAGGAAAAATTTAAGATGTTGCTTGTAGTAGTGTTCAGTCTGTAA
- a CDS encoding putative bifunctional diguanylate cyclase/phosphodiesterase, producing MLKTLEKMMAKINTINIWSSEKKSIKKCMGSGKAVNPIFDAAKIALLYGVLGGLWITLSDNILAAMVADSNKYIHLQTYKGWFFVGMTVVTLFLLVGKRMYLFKYALDAATYENKKLMEANNMYQKERLLSENILNNVALVVAIWDCEGRVKRINPYAENLLGYSQEELEGKNWLEMLVPSEDRAFMGNIFEKVSSGKTLKNHESRLKNRHGKYIDMLWNSSVLHYEDGTPTEIISMGTDISQRKSLEKKLHSLAYYDELTGLSNRVMFENYMNELLYENEGSVESSKKGFALVYMDTDNFKHINDTYGHFAGDILLRHIAGKLKEQIVFPNRAVRLGGDEFAIILAGVSSDDEVRAKLDSLVRSLRKPWTIGEHEFLISFSMGIAMYPKHGEDMTTLLKNADTAMFSVKEKGKDSYCFYSQQMQEKNLRYIDMVNQIRRAIENEEFLLYYQPKIHLGSGRIVGAEALIRWLHPERGFIPPNEFIPVAEQTGQIKEIGAWVLKNALEQKKAWNKKGYEHLWMSINLSGRQLSEENIAKEIGGILESVGTDSKGVQLEITETAVMTDMEAAVETLGKLRELGFRIALDDFGTGYSSLTYLKKLPIDIVKMDRRFIKNIENDDADEAIIEAVIQMANALSKHVVAEGIETISQLEFLRKIGCGYGQGFLFSKAVPAREFEEMVTRVDENIKLAKR from the coding sequence ATGCTAAAAACACTTGAAAAAATGATGGCAAAAATAAACACAATAAACATATGGAGCAGTGAAAAAAAATCAATAAAAAAATGTATGGGTTCAGGCAAAGCTGTGAACCCTATTTTTGATGCCGCAAAAATTGCGCTTCTGTACGGCGTATTGGGAGGCTTGTGGATTACGCTTTCGGATAATATACTTGCTGCAATGGTTGCAGATTCTAATAAGTATATTCATTTGCAGACATACAAGGGTTGGTTTTTTGTGGGGATGACAGTGGTAACTCTGTTCCTGTTGGTTGGAAAAAGAATGTATCTGTTTAAATACGCGCTTGATGCGGCAACCTATGAGAATAAAAAGCTCATGGAAGCAAACAACATGTACCAGAAGGAGAGGCTCCTCTCTGAGAATATACTTAACAATGTCGCCTTAGTGGTGGCAATCTGGGACTGTGAGGGAAGGGTAAAGCGAATCAATCCATATGCCGAAAACCTGCTTGGATACTCCCAAGAGGAGCTCGAAGGCAAGAACTGGCTTGAAATGCTGGTTCCAAGCGAGGACAGGGCGTTTATGGGAAATATTTTTGAAAAGGTGAGCAGCGGCAAAACCCTTAAAAATCACGAAAGTCGGCTTAAGAACAGACACGGAAAATATATAGACATGCTCTGGAACAGCAGCGTACTGCATTATGAGGATGGAACCCCGACAGAAATAATTTCCATGGGCACAGACATATCGCAAAGAAAGTCGCTTGAAAAAAAACTGCATTCGCTTGCCTACTACGACGAGCTCACAGGGCTTTCAAACAGGGTAATGTTTGAAAATTACATGAACGAGCTGCTGTATGAAAACGAAGGCTCTGTGGAAAGCTCTAAGAAGGGCTTCGCACTTGTGTATATGGATACGGACAATTTTAAGCACATAAACGACACATATGGGCATTTTGCGGGCGACATACTGCTAAGACATATTGCGGGAAAATTAAAGGAGCAGATAGTGTTCCCAAACAGGGCGGTGCGCCTCGGTGGAGACGAGTTTGCAATAATTCTAGCGGGGGTCTCGAGCGATGATGAGGTACGTGCGAAACTGGACTCGCTTGTAAGGAGTCTTAGAAAGCCCTGGACCATTGGCGAGCATGAGTTTTTAATATCCTTTAGCATGGGCATTGCCATGTACCCGAAGCACGGGGAGGACATGACGACCCTGCTTAAAAATGCGGATACGGCGATGTTCAGCGTAAAGGAAAAGGGAAAGGACAGCTACTGCTTCTATTCGCAGCAGATGCAGGAAAAGAATCTAAGATATATAGACATGGTCAACCAGATAAGGCGTGCAATTGAAAATGAGGAGTTCCTCCTATATTATCAGCCCAAAATCCATTTGGGCAGCGGCAGGATAGTGGGGGCGGAGGCTCTCATAAGGTGGCTGCATCCGGAAAGAGGCTTTATACCTCCAAATGAATTCATACCTGTAGCTGAGCAAACTGGTCAGATAAAAGAGATTGGAGCCTGGGTGCTCAAAAATGCATTGGAGCAGAAAAAGGCCTGGAACAAGAAAGGTTATGAACACCTTTGGATGTCGATCAATCTCTCTGGCAGACAGCTTTCCGAGGAGAATATAGCAAAAGAGATAGGGGGGATATTGGAGAGCGTCGGTACGGACAGCAAAGGAGTGCAGCTTGAGATAACGGAGACGGCAGTGATGACAGATATGGAAGCTGCCGTTGAAACTCTGGGCAAGCTCAGAGAGCTTGGTTTCAGGATTGCGCTTGATGACTTCGGAACGGGCTACTCTTCGCTTACTTACCTCAAGAAGCTGCCAATAGACATTGTGAAGATGGACAGAAGATTCATAAAGAACATTGAAAACGACGACGCGGACGAGGCCATAATAGAAGCTGTAATTCAAATGGCAAATGCGCTAAGCAAGCATGTGGTGGCCGAAGGGATCGAGACAATATCGCAGCTTGAATTTCTCAGGAAAATAGGCTGTGGATACGGCCAGGGATTCCTGTTTAGCAAGGCTGTGCCTGCTCGGGAGTTTGAAGAGATGGTGACTAGAGTGGATGAAAATATAAAACTCGCCAAACGGTAA
- a CDS encoding glycosyltransferase family 2 protein, translating into MTDAIKIFIDGFSGVMFGYFIIVNFFYMILIAISWKRLMEFVRIVNSDITLTSSYTKPISVIVPAYNEQETIIDNIKSLLELDYPLLEVIVVNDGSSDETLGRTLSHFKLRKIDLELNIQIPCNEIRGVYSSFEMSNLVIVDKVNGGKADALNAGINVSKYPLVCAIDADCVIEKDALLRIVKPFLKYDETVAVGGIVRIANGCEIRDGKLIKARIPKRAIEIFQIVEYFRAFLTSRVGWEAMNALLIISGAFGLFKKSAVVAVGGYQKTIGEDMELTLRMHEHFRKKGTPYKIEFASDAVCWTQAPDTLKGLESQRIRWHRGLADGLLRHRRMIFSPAFGKVGMLSMPYFFFVEMLGPVIEAIGYIMLAISIYMGFLSEKFIYIFLMAFLFGILFSFSAIFFEQISYKRYNGIREILLLFLFSLLEQFLYRQLTVFWRIKAFWNYKKGSKQWGTIQRKSFEQG; encoded by the coding sequence ATGACTGATGCAATAAAAATATTTATAGATGGCTTTAGCGGTGTGATGTTCGGCTACTTTATCATAGTCAACTTTTTTTACATGATACTCATAGCCATATCGTGGAAAAGGCTCATGGAGTTTGTAAGGATTGTAAACTCTGATATCACCTTGACGAGCAGCTACACAAAGCCCATTTCAGTAATAGTACCTGCATACAACGAGCAGGAGACTATTATAGACAATATAAAATCTCTGCTTGAGCTTGACTATCCGTTGCTGGAGGTCATAGTAGTAAATGACGGCTCCAGCGATGAAACTCTGGGAAGGACGCTCTCTCACTTCAAGCTCAGGAAGATAGATTTGGAGCTTAATATACAAATACCCTGCAATGAAATAAGAGGTGTTTACTCATCCTTTGAAATGTCAAATCTTGTGATTGTCGACAAGGTGAACGGAGGAAAGGCAGATGCGCTGAATGCAGGCATAAACGTGTCGAAATACCCGCTTGTATGCGCCATAGATGCCGATTGCGTTATAGAAAAAGACGCACTTTTGAGGATAGTAAAGCCTTTCCTCAAATACGACGAGACCGTAGCTGTCGGAGGCATAGTCAGGATTGCAAATGGCTGCGAGATAAGAGACGGAAAGCTTATAAAGGCAAGAATCCCCAAAAGGGCAATTGAAATATTCCAGATAGTGGAGTATTTCAGGGCATTTCTGACAAGCAGAGTGGGGTGGGAGGCGATGAATGCGCTGCTTATAATATCGGGAGCGTTCGGCCTTTTCAAGAAGTCTGCCGTCGTTGCTGTCGGAGGATATCAAAAGACAATAGGCGAGGACATGGAGCTCACGCTAAGGATGCATGAGCATTTCAGGAAAAAGGGTACACCCTACAAGATTGAATTTGCATCTGATGCAGTTTGCTGGACGCAGGCTCCCGACACGCTCAAGGGACTTGAAAGCCAGCGCATCAGATGGCACAGAGGCCTTGCTGACGGCCTTCTCAGGCACAGGAGGATGATATTCAGCCCGGCTTTTGGCAAGGTGGGGATGCTTTCAATGCCTTATTTTTTCTTCGTCGAGATGCTCGGACCGGTAATAGAGGCGATAGGATACATAATGCTTGCAATATCCATATACATGGGATTTTTATCGGAAAAATTCATATACATATTTCTTATGGCATTCCTGTTTGGAATTTTGTTTTCGTTTTCAGCAATATTCTTCGAACAGATTTCATACAAGCGCTACAATGGAATAAGAGAGATTCTCCTGCTGTTTTTATTCAGCCTGCTAGAGCAGTTTTTATACAGGCAGCTGACGGTGTTTTGGAGGATAAAGGCTTTCTGGAACTATAAAAAAGGAAGCAAGCAGTGGGGCACAATACAGAGAAAATCATTTGAACAGGGGTGA
- a CDS encoding HEAT repeat domain-containing protein has product MAIVMLSIYVLLALNAAIFLATIAIAIKDKVMIKKYEQACARLRPYLEAYIEDEDCLDGLLRHMAGGYNRRVVLDMLLEHARQSKSSISGKFERLGYVDEGIIHAGKSLDFNVIKQMCLMKSPKAFDVLMKGSDSEDFELKYMCYYTLSLLPLSRAQADIFVRKLVSSSILRDRIIEMIDNMDLGVERYLSLLEMQSSEIGKTVFLRALKGKPGMKDEANSHRLLQYLGDTKEVRIAAVLVLASTGSVKYFDNLIELYRQEREWEVRAAIAKSMLDYSECGADVVEALKVMTYDEAWWVRFNAVEVLAKLGVEGISALVDISLSKRDAAVSALAYGALNANQAVYYTVKEYGVENDD; this is encoded by the coding sequence ATGGCAATTGTAATGCTGAGCATATATGTTCTGCTGGCGCTAAACGCAGCGATTTTCTTAGCGACAATAGCCATAGCAATAAAAGACAAAGTAATGATAAAAAAATATGAGCAGGCATGTGCCAGGCTCAGGCCTTATTTAGAGGCGTACATAGAAGATGAAGACTGCCTAGACGGGCTCTTAAGGCATATGGCGGGAGGCTACAACAGGCGTGTTGTGCTGGATATGCTGCTTGAACATGCGCGGCAGTCAAAGAGCTCCATTAGCGGCAAGTTTGAAAGGCTCGGATATGTTGATGAGGGTATAATCCATGCAGGAAAAAGTCTCGATTTCAATGTCATAAAGCAGATGTGTCTTATGAAATCGCCCAAGGCTTTTGATGTGCTCATGAAGGGTTCTGACTCTGAAGATTTTGAACTGAAGTACATGTGCTACTATACTCTCTCGCTGCTGCCGCTTTCGCGGGCACAGGCGGATATATTTGTACGAAAGCTTGTCAGTTCAAGCATTCTAAGGGACAGAATCATAGAGATGATAGACAATATGGACCTTGGTGTGGAAAGATATTTAAGTCTTTTGGAAATGCAATCCTCGGAAATAGGGAAGACGGTTTTCTTAAGGGCTTTGAAAGGAAAGCCGGGAATGAAAGATGAGGCTAATTCGCACAGGCTTCTACAATATCTTGGCGATACTAAGGAAGTCAGGATCGCGGCTGTGCTGGTGCTCGCATCCACAGGAAGCGTCAAGTATTTCGACAATCTTATTGAGCTCTACAGGCAGGAGCGTGAATGGGAGGTAAGGGCGGCCATAGCCAAATCGATGCTTGATTATTCCGAGTGCGGCGCAGATGTTGTTGAGGCCTTGAAGGTAATGACATACGATGAGGCTTGGTGGGTCAGGTTCAATGCTGTGGAGGTGCTTGCAAAGCTGGGTGTCGAGGGTATAAGCGCGCTGGTGGATATCTCGCTTAGCAAGCGGGACGCGGCAGTTTCAGCCTTGGCGTACGGCGCGCTAAATGCGAACCAGGCCGTGTATTATACCGTCAAGGAATATGGGGTGGAAAATGATGACTGA